A region from the Arachis ipaensis cultivar K30076 chromosome B01, Araip1.1, whole genome shotgun sequence genome encodes:
- the LOC107609420 gene encoding uncharacterized protein LOC107609420 produces MLAWSIELSQFDIKFEPRYTIKAQAMADFIVEMTLGNSTPEPWKLHVDGSSNVTSGGAGVILESQNGVVIEQSVRYEFPISNNQAEYEALLAGLALAKEVGAKVLEINTDSQVVSSQINGDYQTRDPRLQQYLAEVNKLKEEFNHVTIRHVPRECNARADLLSKLASTKPGHGNKSLIQEVVKSPSISTTANAYLTLSHRGSWTYPILQYLLKGTLPEDPKEEKRTKREAANYTVVEGQLYKRRFSQPLLKCVEPGDTEYILREIHEGCCGHHVGGKTLAQKVIRAGYFWPTVIRDSVQLVKNCDKCQRHANIHQAAPHQLSIILAERPFGTWGIDLVRPFPTAPGQLRYLIVAIDYYTKWIEAEPLASITATQCRKFLW; encoded by the coding sequence ATGCTAGCCTGGTCCATCGAACTGTCCCAGTTCGATATCAAGTTCGAACCCCGATACACAATCAAAGCACAGGCCATGGCCGACTTCATCGTCGAGATGACGCTGGGAAACTCCACCCCCGAACCATGGAAACTACACGTTGACGGCTCATCGAACGTCACTTCCGGAGGTGCCGGAGTCATTCTCGAAAGTCAAAACGGAGTCGTGATCGAACAGTCAGTACGATACGAATTCCCAATCTCaaataaccaagcagaatatgaggccctcCTGGCAGGCTTAGCCCTAGCCAAGGAAGTCGGAGCAAAGGTCCTGGAAATAAATACGGATTCGCAAGTAGTCAGTTCCCaaattaacggagactaccaaACACGAGATCCTCGGCTACAACAATACCTTGCCGAGGTTAACAAACTAAAGGAAGAATTCAATCACGTAACCATACGGCACGTCCCCAGGGAATGTAATGCCAGGGCTGACCTTCTCTCTAAACTAGCCAGCACTAAACCAGGACACGGCAACAAATCGCTAATACAGGAAGTCGTCAAATCACCGTCCATATCCACGACGGCTAACGCCTATCTGACACTCTCCCACCGAGGATCATGGACCTACCCCATCCTACAATATCTCCTCAAAGGAACATTGCCTGAagaccccaaagaggaaaaacggacaaaaagggaagccgccaactaCACAGTTGTCGAAGGACAACTATACAAACGCAgattctcgcaacccctgctcaaatgcgtCGAACCCGGGGACACAGAGTACATACTCCGCGAAATCCATGAAGGTTGTTGCGGCCACCATGTCGGAGGTAAAACCCTTGCCCAAAAAGTCATCCGGGCCggctacttctggcccacggtCATCCGGGACTCCGTGCAGCTAGTAAAGAATTGCGacaaatgccaaaggcacgccaataTCCACCAAGCCGCCCCACACCAGCTCAGCATCATATTGGCAGAGCGGCCATTCGGTACCTGGGGGATCGACCTTGTCAGACCTTTTCCCACGGCACCCGGCCAACTCCGATacctcatcgtcgccatagactacTACACTAAATGGATCGAGGCCGAGCCCCTGGCCTCTATCACGGCAACCCAATGTCGAAAATTCCTCTGGTGA
- the LOC107609414 gene encoding protein FAR1-RELATED SEQUENCE 7-like — protein MKEKNQNFFFELELEVNQSIKIAFWANARSRAACEYFRDVILFDTTYNTNRYNLVFGSFIEVNHHRQSTLLGCALMKNEDIQLFKWLFECWLHYVEENTLKDILTDQCASMKGPLSRESEELVAILQRAYDNAMVEMQQYKAKSKEKCSLSHEDASFEDINELQNHHT, from the exons atgaaagagaagaatcaaaatTTCTTCTTCGAGCTTGAACTTGAGGTTAATCAGTCGATTAAGATTGCTTTTTGGGCCAACGCAAGAAGCAGGGCTGCCTGTGAGTATTTTAGAGATGTTATTTTATTTGATACCacttacaatacaaacag ATATAATCTGGTTTTTGGTTCTTTTATCGAGGTAAATCACCACCgtcagtcaacacttctgggATGTGCTTTAATGAAAAACGAGGATATTCAattattcaaatggttatttgaatGTTGGCTTCATTACGTGGAAGAAAATACTCTAAAAGATATTCTTACCGATCAATGTGCATCAATGAAAGGACCATTGAG cagag AATCTGAGGAGCTGGTTGCGATTCTGCAACGCGCTTACGATAATGCTATGGTTGAGATGCAACAATACAAAGCCAAAAGCAAGGAGAAATGTTCGTTATCTCACGAAGATGCTTCCTTCGAAGATATTAACGAGCTTCAAAACCACCACACGTGA